A window of Parasynechococcus marenigrum WH 8102 contains these coding sequences:
- a CDS encoding YraN family protein: MGSSRGESFGNFVDRIPMKMQPPGAQAETRVSSLLQRQGWQLLDRNWSCRWGELDLVLHKNEQLLVVEVKKRRSLAWGPWSVDPTKRRRLGRAISCWRAEHPIQTDWLLQVAVAVVPLPPSQGAPRWCRLDRLC, from the coding sequence ATGGGCTCGAGCAGGGGGGAATCCTTCGGGAACTTTGTGGATCGCATTCCGATGAAAATGCAGCCCCCCGGCGCCCAGGCGGAAACCCGGGTGTCCTCGCTTCTGCAACGGCAGGGGTGGCAGCTGCTGGATCGAAACTGGAGCTGCCGCTGGGGCGAACTTGATCTTGTTCTGCACAAGAACGAGCAACTGCTTGTGGTGGAAGTCAAGAAGCGCCGTTCCTTGGCCTGGGGTCCCTGGTCTGTGGATCCCACGAAGCGGCGCCGGCTGGGTCGGGCGATCAGTTGCTGGCGTGCTGAGCATCCGATTCAGACGGACTGGTTGCTTCAAGTGGCCGTTGCCGTGGTGCCGTTGCCGCCCTCCCAGGGAGCCCCACGTTGGTGCAGGCTGGATCGGCTGTGCTGA
- the rsmA gene encoding 16S rRNA (adenine(1518)-N(6)/adenine(1519)-N(6))-dimethyltransferase RsmA, whose amino-acid sequence MAFQGHQARKRFGQHWLKDQTVLDRIVAAADLQPSDRVLEVGPGRGALTERLLSSPAAAVQAVELDRDLVDGLRERFAGDPRFSLRQGDVLELPLQLEDGVAASKVVANIPYNITGPLLDRLVGRLDRPVEPPYQRLVLLVQKQVAERIRARPGHSSFSALSVRMQLLARCTTVCPVPPRCFQPPPKVQSEVIQIDPLPADKRLPSDIARRVESLLRQAFLARRKMLRNTLASLAPEPQLQALAAAAGFQLHQRPQELAPQVWVALARGLNQGIDAASADGHDHGDGSGQGESSPGGARDQI is encoded by the coding sequence ATGGCTTTTCAAGGTCACCAGGCCCGCAAGCGCTTTGGCCAGCATTGGTTGAAGGATCAGACGGTGCTGGATCGCATCGTGGCGGCCGCTGACCTGCAGCCATCGGATCGCGTGTTGGAGGTGGGACCAGGGCGTGGTGCTCTCACAGAACGGTTGCTGTCCTCTCCGGCAGCGGCAGTTCAGGCCGTGGAATTGGATCGCGACCTAGTGGATGGCCTGCGGGAACGCTTTGCCGGTGATCCGCGATTCAGCCTGCGTCAGGGGGATGTGCTGGAGCTGCCGCTGCAGCTGGAGGACGGGGTTGCAGCCAGCAAAGTAGTGGCCAACATTCCGTACAACATCACAGGTCCGCTGTTGGATCGACTGGTGGGTCGACTCGATCGCCCTGTCGAGCCCCCTTATCAGCGTTTGGTGCTGTTGGTGCAGAAACAGGTGGCGGAGCGCATCCGGGCTCGCCCGGGCCACAGCAGCTTCAGTGCCTTGAGTGTTCGGATGCAGTTGCTGGCCCGTTGCACGACGGTCTGTCCTGTACCCCCACGCTGCTTTCAGCCACCGCCGAAGGTGCAGTCGGAAGTGATTCAGATCGACCCTCTGCCGGCTGATAAGCGGTTGCCTTCTGACATCGCCCGTCGGGTGGAATCGTTGCTCAGGCAAGCCTTCCTGGCCCGTCGCAAGATGTTGCGAAACACCCTGGCATCACTTGCGCCGGAGCCACAGCTGCAGGCGCTGGCCGCCGCTGCAGGGTTTCAGCTGCATCAACGGCCGCAGGAGCTGGCTCCGCAGGTCTGGGTTGCCCTGGCCAGGGGTTTGAATCAGGGCATTGATGCGGCCTCCGCTGATGGGCACGATCACGGTGACGGCTCCGGCCAAGGTGAATCTTCACCTGGAGGTGCTCGGGATCAGATCTGA